One Gemmatimonadaceae bacterium genomic window carries:
- a CDS encoding acyloxyacyl hydrolase, which translates to MRIPFVSARRVRGLVVVAISLGSAASVRAQRPADRSSTLSIDVTTSVGAASVQPKEALNGSLTGISVQLTHPLGSWAGLQWHYVLEATPLIVARMGASSARLAQIGPGLRPEYAVRQGMGFGVAPLGIQLARALGQPTVSHTRAMLEMTGGGAHYTQIMPYGGDATRTNYTFEARLMLEHRLHTRGAFAVGVGLHHISNGGFGKANPGINARMLVARWARHSTTP; encoded by the coding sequence GTGCGCATTCCTTTCGTTTCCGCCCGACGGGTCCGTGGGCTCGTCGTTGTGGCCATCAGCCTCGGATCAGCCGCCTCGGTGCGGGCGCAGCGTCCCGCTGACCGGTCCTCCACGCTCAGCATCGACGTCACCACTTCGGTAGGCGCGGCATCGGTCCAGCCCAAGGAAGCGCTGAATGGCTCACTGACGGGGATCAGTGTTCAGCTCACGCATCCGCTGGGCAGTTGGGCGGGGCTTCAGTGGCATTACGTGCTGGAGGCCACTCCACTGATCGTGGCCCGAATGGGTGCGAGTTCCGCCCGTCTCGCCCAGATCGGCCCCGGCCTTCGCCCCGAGTATGCCGTGCGACAGGGGATGGGCTTTGGCGTGGCACCGCTCGGTATTCAGCTGGCACGTGCCCTTGGTCAGCCGACCGTGTCGCACACGCGCGCCATGCTGGAGATGACCGGGGGCGGCGCGCACTACACGCAGATCATGCCCTACGGTGGCGATGCCACCCGCACGAACTACACCTTCGAGGCTCGGCTCATGCTGGAGCATCGCCTGCACACGCGCGGGGCGTTCGCGGTGGGCGTGGGGCTGCACCACATCTCCAATGGCGGGTTCGGCAAGGCGAACCCGGGCATCAACGCGCGCATGCTCGTCGCGCGCTGGGCACGACACTCCACCACTCCCTGA
- a CDS encoding acyloxyacyl hydrolase has product MSSGLVHSRRLVASALLLVPLLTPRMASAQWQRHFSDLRPEPVRVTVALTSELATYTASHNEYMDGRFRTAAVQVAKPVFRVSGVSIAWLGEISPVMLVRSAAPPSRLPAASDPVSRDAAIMARYAPHNGYGVGLSPLGAEATKAIGARTNVVLNVTSGGAWFNRVVPYGRATQANFTVAPGLLLERRIGEHQALSFGYVLHHLSNASMGGANPGMNSHLLTLRWTRGNE; this is encoded by the coding sequence ATGTCCTCTGGTCTGGTTCACTCGCGACGCCTGGTGGCGTCGGCGCTGCTGCTCGTGCCTCTGCTGACCCCGCGTATGGCGTCCGCCCAATGGCAGCGCCATTTCTCCGACCTTCGGCCAGAGCCGGTCCGCGTCACCGTCGCGCTGACCTCGGAGCTCGCCACGTACACCGCGTCGCACAACGAGTACATGGACGGCCGCTTCCGTACTGCGGCAGTCCAGGTCGCCAAGCCGGTCTTTCGGGTGAGCGGCGTTTCAATTGCGTGGCTGGGCGAGATCTCGCCGGTGATGCTCGTGCGCTCGGCGGCACCGCCAAGCCGACTGCCCGCGGCGAGTGACCCAGTCTCGCGCGATGCGGCCATCATGGCGCGGTATGCGCCACACAATGGCTACGGCGTCGGCCTCTCGCCGCTCGGCGCCGAGGCCACCAAAGCGATCGGGGCCCGCACGAATGTGGTGCTGAACGTGACGTCGGGGGGCGCGTGGTTCAATCGCGTCGTGCCGTACGGCCGCGCGACGCAGGCCAACTTCACCGTGGCGCCGGGGCTGCTGCTGGAGCGCCGCATCGGCGAACACCAGGCGCTGTCATTCGGCTACGTGCTGCACCATTTGTCCAACGCGAGCATGGGCGGGGCGAATCCGGGGATGAACTCGCACCTGCTCACGCTGCGTTGGACGCGGGGCAATGAATAG
- a CDS encoding M28 family peptidase: MRPVRTLLSLASLAPVLAQAQAQAPATNRFGNPQRIRPAPTTAAITVRDLQIRLYQFADDSMQGRQVGRVGNKKGTDYIAAEVKKLGLIPGGDNGTYFQNLPFHVRKYTDHSRVTVDGNPLAWNVDVVAVPGQRAPRPIVDAQVIFGGVTGDTTTQISAADAANKIVVLLPAPASTRPAGAPGFGGRGGPPPAVPARFANAVAIATVDLDALTPAQRAAINEPTVSSQLVGRGGAPAGRGGGAPVDSLTLLKQQFLAPAVLRVTKEGAAKLLGRTSIDGIAAGAKGGIVNATLDFVELPTDWARNVIAILPGSDPKLKAQYVAIGAHNDHVGMTTPVDKDSIKAFNDIRNRLLLGNNMNGLGPEMLSTIKVNMDSIRKLYPKPRLDSINNGADDDGSGSMGVLEIAEAMSKMPVKPKRSTIFIWHAGEEAGLLGSAYFVKNPTVPIDSIVAQINIDMIGRGRAEDLPGGGDDYVGVVGSFFDSKDLGETVQAVNKKQPKPLTLDYKFDETISWAGYNNIYGRSDHFNYAKEGVPIAFFFTGLHGDYHQRSDEPEYIDYPHYAKIANYIKDIVVEVGNGPRPRLNGTKPAKPKSITP, translated from the coding sequence ATGCGGCCCGTCCGCACTTTGCTCTCTCTCGCCTCACTCGCGCCGGTTCTGGCGCAGGCGCAGGCGCAGGCGCCCGCGACCAATCGCTTTGGCAATCCGCAGCGTATCCGCCCTGCGCCGACCACGGCGGCCATCACCGTGCGCGATCTGCAGATCCGTCTCTACCAGTTTGCCGACGACTCCATGCAGGGGCGTCAGGTCGGTCGGGTCGGCAACAAGAAGGGCACCGACTACATCGCCGCCGAGGTGAAGAAGCTCGGGCTCATCCCCGGCGGTGATAACGGCACGTACTTCCAGAACCTGCCGTTCCACGTGCGCAAGTACACCGATCATTCGCGTGTCACGGTGGACGGGAATCCGCTCGCCTGGAACGTCGATGTGGTGGCGGTGCCGGGACAGCGCGCGCCTCGCCCGATCGTCGACGCGCAGGTGATCTTCGGCGGCGTGACGGGTGACACCACGACGCAGATCTCGGCGGCCGATGCGGCCAACAAGATCGTGGTGCTGCTCCCGGCGCCAGCGTCGACGCGTCCCGCCGGCGCGCCCGGGTTCGGCGGGCGTGGTGGTCCACCGCCGGCGGTGCCGGCGCGCTTCGCCAATGCCGTTGCCATCGCCACGGTGGACCTCGATGCGCTTACCCCCGCGCAGCGTGCGGCCATCAATGAGCCGACGGTGTCCTCTCAGCTCGTCGGTCGTGGCGGCGCTCCCGCCGGGCGCGGCGGCGGTGCCCCGGTGGACTCGCTCACGCTCCTCAAGCAGCAGTTCCTCGCGCCGGCGGTGTTGCGGGTCACGAAGGAGGGCGCGGCCAAGCTCCTCGGCCGCACCAGCATCGACGGCATAGCCGCCGGCGCCAAGGGCGGCATCGTGAATGCCACGCTCGACTTCGTGGAGCTTCCCACCGACTGGGCGCGCAATGTCATCGCGATCCTCCCGGGGAGCGATCCGAAGCTCAAGGCGCAGTATGTGGCCATCGGTGCGCACAACGACCATGTCGGCATGACGACGCCGGTGGACAAGGACTCGATCAAGGCGTTCAACGACATTCGCAATCGCCTGCTGCTCGGCAACAACATGAACGGGCTGGGCCCGGAAATGCTGTCCACCATCAAGGTGAACATGGACAGCATCCGGAAGCTCTATCCCAAGCCGCGCCTCGACTCCATCAACAACGGCGCCGACGACGACGGCTCGGGCTCGATGGGTGTGCTCGAGATCGCGGAGGCGATGTCCAAGATGCCCGTGAAGCCCAAGCGCAGCACCATCTTCATCTGGCACGCGGGCGAAGAAGCCGGTCTCCTCGGCTCGGCATACTTCGTGAAGAACCCCACGGTGCCGATCGACTCGATCGTGGCGCAGATCAACATCGATATGATCGGCCGTGGCCGGGCCGAGGACCTCCCCGGCGGCGGCGACGACTATGTGGGTGTCGTGGGGTCGTTCTTCGACTCGAAGGATCTGGGCGAGACGGTACAAGCCGTGAACAAGAAGCAGCCCAAGCCGCTCACGCTCGACTACAAGTTCGACGAGACGATCTCCTGGGCCGGCTACAACAACATCTACGGTCGCAGCGATCACTTCAATTACGCCAAGGAAGGCGTGCCCATCGCCTTCTTCTTTACCGGCCTGCACGGCGATTATCACCAGCGCAGCGACGAGCCGGAGTACATCGACTACCCGCACTACGCCAAGATCGCGAACTACATCAAGGACATCGTGGTGGAAGTCGGCAACGGGCCGCGCCCGCGCCTGAACGGGACCAAGCCGGCGAAGCCCAAGAGCATCACGCCGTAA